The following are encoded together in the Euwallacea fornicatus isolate EFF26 chromosome 29, ASM4011564v1, whole genome shotgun sequence genome:
- the Mybbp1A gene encoding myb-binding protein 1A, whose protein sequence is MASEVVMEGTNHPNLNLENPNRKLGKTILDNFSKLVNPHDHVRATSAGNLLKYLWENSETDEGINELKYALKRLVRGLGSQSFSARTGYYITLVAVLKFLPKIALTEILELIKAELQKSRKNNDAENADICVGQILACGAIINANKWPQACLESQRELLELLLKASKERTYIRLFGYSFLIQLLKLSPQVNEDQKLALLISEEVSKSWMEQTTDTLYLLLNLRLIYPKAYTRKFIKAFLGTPDIVCKESLVKLCDILMAIPKATALKHPIYDLLVTLIPSSLLVDFFNELDNHLKTPNRNRLLAFINILTNTFAHFSKIDQHHAQIPSLITRNFVIQLLSYFRTFKGKQKDKEYQQMVQKLFITLLELFKNGSADYMAKIGVIKKFIFDPGTFVFEKVTKSKIVQQITLTLDAEGVKHLGSIYQGVTEGTEAINSENNTEAWLNNDRLYSAHLLIKLLSLPTMKEENEWKIETLKFLLNVSLIRDERKNNVGRELAESLRTAFFGALDLKLSKLEELQSILLHLVQFVDSLLSPENINVILRTPITNETYELWQKTLQSVKKIEKKHSKSSISSVFLTLFLHMSLQLFNDVKLATESLNELLSCYERVIKGKKRKRILNDKSEENSLTESGNDLYWLEVVVDLFLNLLSYNSHLLRSIMNSVFPHLCPYMNSTTLHQIVSVLDPQNDENPLSRDAESESESEDEDAESQNQEDVSEDESSANDEDMESDDANEQTINDKLRMALHEALSNGGAQSDGESIDLDQMSETEGERLDQALADVFKQFKPNHGKRRKQTKDQETLTHFRVRVLDLVEIYIDSTPSMKLSLEIMLPILQAVEFSIRDEHQKPLHDRLKHVLKKLLGLKKFSDIDGVDGDVLLDILKSILDKSGRNALVVQEMGEQISDCCIFIVKCSDILLGSENFNSKNKKQVKSSILEVLSGELYQFCAKRESLTPYVLFKRLFQLSWTGNITLAVIMLELIFSPEVRQFKKNQITELLKIIYSNQRFFNQIKNKDESNLLKAHKEFSVKCIQFFKDLCDEPDRKDIKERFICNFFDLLTAIKHCPIDHASISWAEIADVVREYRSYKTFSKDGKVAFNKLCRTLGVSNIVIMKQKDDQLTNLNGNTNNIEDGDNVDESTSKEKKKKRKRKNMKSLKDKKEAKKLRLESLSEGLGTVGFIRNIEKVNNDDDDDDDTSGGNVKEANRSSRNKNKRQLRVANGHNEVGGEQDETELRDSVEVKTSQEETCELTSKKKKKN, encoded by the exons ATGGCAAGTGAAGTTGTAATGGAAGGTACAAATCATCCCAATTTAAACCTAGAAAACCCTAACAGAAAACTAGGAAAAACAATTCTagacaacttttctaaattagTGAATCCCCACGATCATGTTAGAGCCACAAGTGCAGGAAATCTTCTTAAGTACCTCTGGGAAAATAGCGAAACAGATGAA GGCATAAACGAGCTAAAATATGCACTAAAACGATTAGTGCGAGGCTTAGGGAGCCAATCATTTTCAGCCAGAACTGGTTATTATATTACTTTAGTGGCTGTACTAAAGTTTCTGCCAAAAATTGCACTTACAGaaattttggagctcataaaagCAGAACTCCAGAAATCTAGGAAGAATAATGATGCGGAAAACGCAGATATTTGTGTAGGGCAGATTTTAGCATGTGGTGCAATtattaatgcaaataaatGGCCTCAAGCTTGTTTAGAAAGCCAAAGAGAGCTGTTAGAGCTCCTTTTAAAAGCGAGTAAAGAAAGGACATATATCAGACTGTTTGGGTACAGCTTTCTCATTCAGCTTCTAAAGTTGTCTCCACAAGTTAATGAGGATCAAAAGTTAGCCTTACTTATTAGTGAAGAAGTTTCAAAATCATGGATGGAACAGACAACAGATACCTTATATTTGCTTTTGAATTTGAGGCTAATTTATCCTAAAGCCTACACAAGAAAGTTTATCAAGGCATTTTTGGGTACACCTGACATTGTGTGTAAAGAAAGTTTGGTCAAACTGTGTGATATTCTTATG gcTATTCCAAAGGCAACAGCTCTTAAACACCCAATCTATGATTTACTTGTAACACTTATACCTTCAAGTCTCCTGgttgattttttcaatgaactGGACAACCATCTAAAAACTCCAAATCGAAACCGCCTATTAGCATTcatcaatattttaacaaatacatttgcacatttttccaaaattgacCAGCACCATGCACAGATACCTTCACTGATTACCAGAAACTTTGTAATACAATTGCTGAGTTATTTCCGAACATTTAAAGGGAAACAAAAAGATAAAGAATATCAACAAATGGTGCAGAAGTTATTTATAACCCTCTTGgagctttttaaaaatggttcAGCTGATTATATGGCAAAAATTGGagttataaaaaagtttatatttgaTCCTGgaacatttgtttttgaaaaagttacaaaaagtAAAATCGTCCAACAAATAACCTTAACCTTGGATGCTGAAGGTGTGAAACATTTGGGATCAATCTATCAGGGTGTCACAGAAGGAACGGAGGCAATAAATTCAGAAAACAATACTGAAGCATGGTTGAACAATGACAGACTTTATAGCGCACATCTGCTAATAAAGCTACTAAGTTTGCCTACAATGAAGGAAGAAAATGAgtggaaaattgaaacattgaaatttttactaaatgtTTCGTTAATCAGAGATGAGAGAAAAAACAATGTAGGCAGAGAATTAGCTG aatcaTTGCGCACTGCCTTCTTTGGAGCCCTGGACCTGAAATTGTCAAAGCTGGAAGAACTCCAATCCATTCTCCTCCATTTAGTGCAATTTGTGGACTCCCTCTTAAGTCCTGAAAACATAAACGTAATTTTAAGAACTCCAATAACCAACGAAACATATGAGCTGTGGCAGAAAACCTtacaaagtgttaaaaagATTGAAAAGAAGCATTCAAAAAGTAGCATATCATCAGTGTTTTTAACTCTTTTCTTGCATATGAGCCTACAGTTATTCAACGACGTGAAGCTAGCTACGGAGTCTCTAAATGAACTCCTCAGCTGCTATGAACGTGTgataaaaggcaaaaaaagaaaacgcaTTCTCAATGATAAATCAGAAGAAAATTCTTTGACTGAATCGGGAAATGATCTTTATTGGCTAGAAGTGGTAGTAGacctttttctaaatttattgtCCTATAATTCTCACCTTCTGCGAAGCATTATGAACAGTGTTTTCCCCCATTTATGCCCGTACATGAACTCAACGACACTTCATCAGATCGTTAGTGTGCTTGATCCACAAAATGATGAGAACCCTCTTTCAAGAGATGCAGAAAGTGAATCGGAATCAGAAGATGAAGACGCGGAATCACAGAATCAAGAGGACGTGTCGGAAGATGAAAGTTCTGCTAACGATGAAGATATGGAAAGTGATGATGCAAATGAGCAAACGATTAACGATAAATTACGAATGGCCTTGCACGAAGCTCTGTCAAACGGTGGTGCACAATCTGATGGTGAAAGCATAGACTTAGACCAGATGAGTGAAACTGAAGGAGAAAGGTTGGACCAAGCACTCGCTGACGTATTCAAACAATTCAAACCTAATCATGGAAAAAGAAGGAAACAGACTAAAGATCAAGAAACTCTAACGCACTTTAGAGTGCGAGTACTTGATTTAGTAGAAATCTACATTGATTCGACTCCTTCCATGAAGCTGTCTCTCGAAATTATGCTACCAATTTTACAGGCTGTAGAGTTTAGTATTCGGGACGAACATCAGAAACCTCTTCATGACCGATTGAAGCACGTTTTAAAAAAGCTGTTAGGACTTAAAAAGTTCTCAGACATTGATGGAGTTGACGGTGATGTTTTGTTAGACatattaaaaagcattttAGATAAAAGCGGCAGGAATGCTTTAGTAGTGCAGGAAATGGGGGAACAAATATCAGATTGCtgtatttttattgtcaaatgtTCAGATATATTGCTAGGTTCTGAGAACtttaactcaaaaaataaGAAGCAAGTCAAATCAAGCATTTTGGAGGTACTTAGTGGGGAGTTGTACCAATTTTGCGCTAAACGAGAAAGTTTAACACCAtacgttttattcaaaagatTGTTTCAGTTGTCCTGGACAGGTAATATTACATTGGCAGTGATTATGCTAGAACTTATTTTCAGCCCAGAGGTGagacaatttaaaaagaatCAGATAACGgaactgttgaaaataatcTATTCGAATCAGAGATTTTTCAATCAGATTAAAAACAAAGACGAGTCTAATCTGCTGAAAGCCCACAAAGAGTTCTCAGTAAAATGCATTCAGTTCTTTAAAGATTTGTGTGATGAACCTGATCGAAAAGATATAAAAGAGCGATTTatatgcaacttttttgatttattgacaGCTATAAAGCATTGTCCAATAGACCACGCCAGCATCTCGTGGGCGGAAATTGCGGATGTGGTCCGAGAATATCGAAGTTACAAAACCTTCTCTAAAGATGGTAAAGTCGCATTCAACAAGCTGTGCAGAACACTAGGGGTATCTAACATAGTTATAATGAAGCAGAAAGATGATCAACTAactaatttaaatggaaatactAATAATATTGAAGATGGCGATAACGTGGATGAGTCAACATctaaagagaaaaagaaaaaacgaaaaaggaaaaatatgaagtCTTTAAAGGACAAGAAGGAAGCAAAGAAATTAAGACTGGAAAGTCTTAGTGAAGGCTTAGGAACAGTTGGTTTCATTAGAAACATTGAGAAAGTgaataatgatgatgatgatgatgatgatactTCAGGAGGAAATGTTAAAGAAGCAAATCGATCGagtagaaacaaaaataaacgcCAGTTGAGGGTGGCAAATGGCCATAACGAAGTAGGGGGGGAACAAGACGAGACAGAATTAAGAGATTCAGTTGAAGTAAAAACAAGCCAGGAAGAAACTTGTGAACTTACTagtaagaagaagaaaaaaaactga
- the ktub gene encoding protein king tubby, with protein sequence MDARTQKLEHQRQILEQKMKQKRLASGMVQASDARSNSGKSRDSSGNSRRELHGYDGPLQYAMGQDNNPDQIVVMSSVDSLDDNIVQDLTTNNIASTDLLDVEDDESSPVSPNQNGNLINPLGDYSDIVNDNQASGSLSPGSLEIEGDIPNDDVAAFVMEPALPRVLYRCRIARDRRGVDRGLFPTYFLQLERSRGRRTLLLAARKRKKSATSHYVISADPTDLSRRGSGAVGKLRSNALGTRFQAWAGKSAGSNKLDEEGSEGPPKEELAAVLYDANVLGFKGPRRMTVLIPALAEGHRAGPDEFLVEAWKSGRTDRLVLLRNKTPVWNDDTQSYVLNFHGRVTQASVKNFQIVHDSDPDYVVMQFGRVADDAFTMDYRYPLCALQAFAIALSSFDGKLACE encoded by the exons ATGGACGCCAGAACGCAAAAGTTGGAGCATCAAAGACAGATTTTGGAGCAGAAAATGAAGCAAAAGAGGCTCGCCTCAGGAATGGTGCAGGCGTCAGATGCGAGAAGCAATTCTGGGAAAAGCAGAGATAGTAGCGGGAATAGCAGGAGAGAGCTGCATGGGTATGATGGACCACTGCAGTATGCAATGGGTCAGGACAACAATCCAGACCAAATTGTAGTCATGTCGAGCGTCGATAGCCTTG ATGATAATATAGTACAAGATCTGACCACAAATAATATCGCGAGTACTGATCTACTTGATGTAGAAGATGATGAATCTTCACCTGTATCACCAAATCAAAATGGCAACTTAATAAATCCCCTTGGGGACTACTCAGATATTGTTAATGATAATCAAGCCAGCGGGTCCTTAAGTCCTGGCAGTCTTGAGATTGAAGGAGACATACCTAATGACGATGTAGCTGCTTTTGTCATGGAACCAGCATTACCAAGA GTCTTATATCGATGCCGCATAGCGCGTGATCGACGCGGCGTTGACCGCGGGCTGTTTCCCACTTACTTTCTACAACTCGAACGATCAAGAGGAAGACGCACGTTATTATTAGCAGCTCGCAAGAGGAAAAAAAGCGCGACGAGCCATTATGTCATTAGTGCAGACCCTACCGACTTATCGCGTAGAGGGTCCGGCGCAGTAGGGAAGCTGCGCAGCAACGCTTTAGGAACCAGGTTTCAAGCCTGGGCTGGAAAAAGCGCGG GAAGTAACAAACTAGACGAAGAAGGTTCCGAAGGTCCTCCAAAAGAGGAATTAGCAGCAGTCCTTTATGACGCCAACGTCCTAGGTTTCAAAGGTCCAAGACGAATGACAGTGCTTATTCCAGCGTTAGCGGAAGGTCACCGCGCGGGGCCAGACGAATTTTTGGTGGAGGCTTGGAAATCCGGACGTACGGACAGGCTTGTTTTATTACGTAACAAAACACCCGTATGGAACGATGATACTCAGTCATACGTGCTGAATTTCCATGGCAGAGTGACGCAAGCGTCCGTGAAGAATTTCCAGATCGTGCACGATAGTGACCCAGATTATGTGGTGATGCAGTTCGGAAGGGTGGCCGACGATGCTTTTACTATGGACTATAGGTATCCTTTGTGTGCGCTGCAGGCTTTTGCGATAGCTTTGAGCAGCTTTGATGGAAAATTGGCCTGCGAGTAG
- the LOC136347605 gene encoding chymotrypsin-C-like has protein sequence MVILLWASWFLLVVSCSGQLISPCPKIFQYEQRPNEPDRWYGTATLMTDQELSGVWFRILLDAPSIQLGNWFGEVKSRDDSYGYLIKNPNYQLKPNTPLKIKFFIRYDQNKPLPKLVNLKLNGVLKCPESTLSTELPTGGTLFTSPLQPEGPLPQNFQGEGGLTPSIVVEQSISRPGATSESQDIYKGDFIELLKPHSQSIQKPTNSKPTIFDAAICGTVVTSPKPLVTHGQATQEGEFPWHAALYYSQGIDLTYVCGASLISLTHLLSVAHCVTLKKSQTVINSDNLAVFLGKFYLRTWKSPGLQNRHVDKIFVHSKYNPQSFGNDIAVLKLTEPAHLSDYVRPVCLWEGPSSLELVVNQVGTVAGWGFDETGKVTEQLTKAHMPIVSQETCLFSYPDFYSRFTSSTTMCAGYQNGTSVCNGDSGGGLVLTKPGSDKNNPVYQIRGLVSISVAVQNKFSCDSRHFVVFTDVAKFLDFVKAAMKQ, from the exons ATGGTGATTTTGCTTTGGGCCTCCTGGTTCCTCCTTGTGGTTTCATGTTCCGGCCAATTGATATCTCCATGtcctaaaattttccaatatgaACAGAGACCTAATGAGCCGGATCGGTGGTACGGCACAGCGACATTGATGACAGATCAGGAATTAAGTGGCGTGTGGTTCAGGATTTTGTTGGATGCACCGAGTATACAATTAGGG aATTGGTTTGGGGAAGTGAAATCGAGAGATGACTCATACGgatatttaataaagaatCCCAACTATCAACTGAAACCTAATACGCccctcaaaattaaattctttataCGCTACGACCAAAATAAGCCACTTCCCAAATTGGTGAACTTAAAGCTGAATGGAGT GCTTAAGTGTCCGGAGTCTACTTTGAGCACAGAGCTACCTACAGGAGGAACTCTATTTACCAGTCCGTTACAGCCAGAGGGGCCATtacctcaaaattttcaaggaGAAGGAGGACTTACTCCCAGCATTGTCGTCGAACAAAGTATATC AAGACCGGGAGCAACTTCCGAATCGCAAGATATTTATAAAGGTGACTTCATAGAGCTCCTGAAGCCGCACAGTCAATCTATTCAGAAACCAACGAACTCTAAACCAACCATTTTTGATGCCGCCATTTGTGGAACAGTTGTG acTTCACCTAAACCTTTAGTAACACACGGTCAGGCTACCCAAGAAGGCGAATTTCCATGGCATGCAGCTCTATACTATTCTCAAGGCATCGACCTAACTTACGTTTGTGGAGCTTCTTTAATTAGTCTGACTCATCTTCTCTCTGTAGCTCACTGCGTTACCTTAAAAAAGAGTCAAACTGTTATTAACTCCGATAACTTAGCAGTATTTTTAG GAAAATTTTATCTTCGGACGTGGAAAAGTCCGGGGTTACAGAATCGGCACGTGGACAAAATATTTGTACACTCAAAATACAATCCGCAGAGTTTTGGGAATGACATTGCTGTGTTAAAATTAACAGAACCGGCACATTTGAGCGATTATGTTAGACCAGTATGCTTATGGGAGGGGCCTTCCTCGTTGGAACTTGTGGTTAATCAAGTGG gaACAGTTGCCGGATGGGGCTTTGATGAAACTGGCAAAGTGACCGAACAACTTACAAAAGCCCACATGCCAATCGTGTCACAAGaaacatgtttattttcatatccTGACTTTTATTCGAGATTTACCAGCAGCACCACAATGTGCGCAGGATATCAGAACG GCACATCAGTCTGCAATGGTGATTCAGGCGGTGGTCTAGTACTCACAAAACCTGGATCGGACAAAAACAATCCAGTCTACCAAATCCGGGGCTTAGTGTCGATCAGCGTCGCAGTCCAAAATAAATTCAGTTGCGATTCGAGGCACTTCGTGGTGTTCACTGATGTTGCCAAATTTCTCGACTTCGTAAAGGCTGCTATGAAGCAGTGA
- the LOC136347616 gene encoding transcription initiation factor TFIID subunit 7-like, giving the protein MEHSELEEQFILRLPLNEAATIREILKTKPEKIKKTLKIDLDVSKAVGTVFVGQSKLHAYLKKFPTIIESYKTNIAGDVTNMYKTADVSYILDCLNEPTRNFRTDLMHGYAPPVKNVKKRRFRKNLVNPKMAEINELTTKELYYLLNTDLEAVSTKFELINDQNQCEVSRFENCQIK; this is encoded by the exons ATGGAACATTCAGAATTAGAAGAACAATTCATTCTACGCCTTCCTTTG AATGAAGCTGCCACAATTCGAGAAATTCTTAAAACCAAACcagaaaaaatcaagaaaacattaaaaatagacCTCGATGTAAGCAAAGCTGTTGGCACGGTGTTTGTTGGGCAGTCAAAACTACATGCGTACCTCAAAAAGTTCCCCACAATCATAGAATCTTACAAAACTAACATAGCTGGAGATGTAACCAATATGTATAAG aCTGCTGATGTATCGTATATATTAGACTGTTTAAATGAGCCaacaagaaattttagaacagATTTAATGCATGGTTACGCTCCTCCAGTAAAAAACGTTAAGAAAAGACGATTCAGGAAAAATTTAGTCAATCCAAAAATGGCTGAGATAAATGAGCTTACTACCAAAGAATTGTACTACTTATTAAACACAGATTTGGAAGCC GTGTCCACGAAGTTTGAACTCATTAATGATCAAAATCAATGTGAAGTGTCTCGTTtcgaaaattgtcaaattaaataa
- the mRpL34 gene encoding uncharacterized protein mRpL34, whose amino-acid sequence MSMIGRIVSAFLNPSRKLSTELGQISSNFHSVASTVQHSTQLSSSPRITCLFNITSRSIVRYHFPRPSERKRIKKHGYKARLSTPAGRRVLMNRILKGRWVYSH is encoded by the exons atgtctatgaTTGGACGAATCGTTTCTGCCTTTCTCAATCCATCAAG GAAACTTTCAACAGAGCTGGGACAAATTTCATCGAATTTCCATTCAGTTGCATCGACAGTGCAACATTCTACTCAGTTATCTAGTTCCCCACGAATTACATGCCTTTTTAATATCACTTCGAGGTCTATTGTTCGATACCATTTTCCAAGACCTTCAGAGCGAAAAAGGATTAAAAAACATGGTTACAAGGCTCGTTTAAGCACACCTGCTGGTCGAAGGGTGCTTATGAATAGGATACTCAAAGGTAGATGGGTATATTCACATTAA